From Streptomyces sp. TLI_105, the proteins below share one genomic window:
- a CDS encoding transcriptional regulator, with amino-acid sequence MTSPENRRIADLGTLKAISHPLRMRLYRALFVARTATASQLAEQVDEAVSLVSYHLRKLAEHGLIEEAETQSADGRERWWQPSSYGFSIHDEDLRDAPELAAASAAFGRTIAEQRDQMYARFLDERHTWSDAWRTASLSAEWLPRLTSDELAALGAELDAVLRKYDQQARAAEAAGDTEGRENVAVHLHGFPYRA; translated from the coding sequence ATGACCTCGCCGGAGAACCGCCGGATCGCCGATCTCGGCACCCTCAAAGCCATCTCGCACCCCCTGCGGATGCGCCTCTACCGCGCCCTCTTCGTGGCCCGCACCGCCACCGCCTCCCAGCTCGCCGAGCAGGTCGACGAAGCCGTCTCACTCGTCAGCTACCACCTGCGCAAGCTCGCCGAGCACGGCCTCATCGAGGAGGCCGAGACCCAGTCGGCGGACGGCCGCGAGCGCTGGTGGCAGCCGAGCTCGTACGGCTTCAGCATCCACGACGAGGACCTCCGCGACGCCCCCGAGCTCGCCGCCGCGAGCGCCGCCTTCGGCCGTACGATCGCCGAGCAGCGCGATCAGATGTACGCCCGCTTCCTCGACGAGCGGCACACCTGGTCCGACGCGTGGCGCACCGCCTCCCTCAGCGCCGAATGGCTGCCGCGCCTCACCTCGGACGAGCTCGCCGCCCTCGGAGCCGAGCTGGACGCCGTCCTCCGGAAGTACGACCAGCAGGCCCGCGCCGCCGAGGCCGCAGGCGACACCGAGGGCCGCGAGAACGTCGCCGTCCACCTCCACGGCTTCCCCTATCGCGCATGA
- a CDS encoding MFS transporter, whose translation MTATVLGAKERPAHRDPQVLRWLGAYTASTLGDSVYYLALSWTAVSSGSPAQAGLVMAVSAVPRALLMLGGGVIADRLGPRRVVIASDTARCLVVLGLAATLFLASPGLGALAAVALVFGVVDALFLPAVGALPPRIAERDQLARVQGMRGLSHRLGSVLGGPLGGLAVALGGPATAFGVAGTLFALSIPLLSALRLRPLPATDDTRDGTALRDLADGLRYLRGHRVLGPLIIVVLLSDLGFAGPFNVGLAVLADQRGWGASGIGWILAGFGTGAGAASLLLTVRGRVPRAGAVSGWTMTLGATAIGVLAYTTHLPVAVAVGLAVGLLAGLSGALCNALLQTECDPAYLGRVTAVASLCSLGLAPLSFPLTGAAIELWGIGPVYVVSAAVCALAGLFTLAVPALRRAELPR comes from the coding sequence ATGACCGCCACCGTCCTCGGCGCCAAGGAGCGCCCCGCCCACCGCGACCCCCAGGTCCTGCGCTGGCTCGGCGCCTACACCGCCTCCACGCTCGGCGACAGCGTCTACTACCTCGCCCTCTCCTGGACCGCCGTCAGCAGCGGTTCACCCGCCCAGGCCGGGCTCGTCATGGCCGTCTCCGCCGTGCCCCGTGCCCTGCTCATGCTCGGCGGGGGAGTCATCGCAGACCGGCTCGGCCCGCGCCGGGTCGTCATCGCCTCCGACACCGCCCGCTGCCTGGTCGTCCTCGGCCTGGCCGCGACCCTCTTCCTCGCCTCGCCCGGCCTGGGGGCGCTCGCCGCCGTCGCCCTCGTCTTCGGCGTCGTCGACGCCCTCTTCCTGCCCGCCGTCGGCGCCCTCCCGCCCCGCATCGCCGAACGCGACCAGCTCGCCCGCGTCCAGGGCATGCGCGGCCTCTCCCACCGCCTCGGCTCCGTCCTCGGCGGCCCGCTGGGCGGCCTCGCCGTCGCCCTCGGCGGCCCGGCCACGGCCTTCGGCGTCGCGGGAACCCTTTTCGCGCTCTCGATACCCCTGCTGTCCGCGCTCCGCCTCCGGCCGCTGCCCGCCACGGACGACACCCGCGACGGCACCGCCCTGCGCGACCTCGCCGACGGACTGCGCTACCTGCGCGGACACCGCGTCCTCGGCCCGCTGATCATCGTCGTGCTCCTCAGCGACCTCGGCTTCGCCGGCCCCTTCAACGTCGGTCTCGCCGTCCTCGCCGACCAGCGTGGCTGGGGTGCCTCCGGCATCGGCTGGATCCTCGCCGGCTTCGGTACGGGCGCGGGCGCCGCCTCCCTGCTCCTGACCGTCCGGGGGCGCGTCCCGCGCGCGGGAGCCGTCAGCGGCTGGACCATGACGCTGGGCGCCACCGCCATCGGGGTCCTCGCGTACACGACCCACCTGCCCGTCGCGGTCGCCGTCGGCCTGGCCGTCGGACTGCTCGCCGGACTCTCCGGCGCGCTGTGCAACGCCCTCCTCCAGACCGAATGCGACCCCGCCTACCTCGGCCGCGTCACCGCCGTCGCGAGCCTCTGCTCACTCGGCCTCGCACCGCTCAGCTTCCCGCTCACGGGCGCGGCGATCGAGCTGTGGGGGATCGGACCGGTGTACGTCGTGAGCGCGGCGGTCTGCGCCCTCGCGGGCCTCTTCACCCTCGCCGTCCCCGCGCTCCGCCGCGCCGAACTGCCCCGCTAG
- a CDS encoding TIGR03085 family metal-binding protein: MSTHAKRERLLLADLLEAAGPDAPTLCEGWRTRDLAAHVVVRERRPDAAAGSLVPVLKERLDRVQAEFADKPYEELVQLIRTGPPRFSPFTIKQVDEGANVVEFYVHAEDVRRAQPDWSARELDPVFADALWSRLERMARILGRKAPVGLVLRRPNGQTAVAHRGTPVVTASGEPGELIMYLYGRQDAAKVALEGEPEAIERLRETKQLGI; this comes from the coding sequence GAAACGTGAACGGCTTCTGCTCGCCGATCTGTTGGAGGCGGCGGGCCCGGACGCCCCGACGCTCTGCGAGGGCTGGCGGACCCGGGACCTCGCGGCCCATGTGGTGGTGCGGGAGCGGCGTCCGGACGCGGCGGCGGGTTCCCTCGTGCCGGTGCTGAAGGAGCGGCTCGACCGGGTGCAGGCGGAGTTCGCCGACAAGCCGTACGAGGAGCTGGTCCAGCTCATCCGCACGGGCCCGCCGCGGTTCTCGCCGTTCACCATCAAGCAGGTGGACGAGGGGGCGAACGTCGTCGAGTTCTACGTGCACGCGGAGGACGTCCGCCGGGCCCAGCCCGACTGGTCGGCCCGCGAGCTGGACCCGGTCTTCGCGGACGCCCTCTGGTCCCGTCTGGAGCGGATGGCCCGGATCCTGGGCCGCAAGGCCCCGGTGGGCCTGGTGCTGCGCCGTCCGAACGGGCAGACGGCGGTGGCCCACCGCGGCACCCCGGTGGTGACGGCCTCCGGGGAGCCGGGCGAGCTGATCATGTACCTGTACGGCCGCCAGGACGCGGCGAAGGTGGCGCTGGAGGGCGAACCGGAGGCGATCGAGCGGCTGCGGGAGACGAAGCAGCTGGGGATCTGA